The Flavobacterium praedii genome window below encodes:
- a CDS encoding putative LPS assembly protein LptD — translation MHTNLFNIVLLSFFLSLGSSNLYSQDIKKNQTSIPSKKQEVKKTIEIDSSKNSLAQTPTDTVKLDTIKVKKNFLNGKVKYKAEKSVKIEQKKKLITLYDKAELYYQDVELKSGIIVMDYEKNEVYAGRIKDSVGNYTQFPNFKQGSNVIEPDSIRFNFKTKKALIWNSRSSQGEFNVKAAITKKENDSVYFLKGARFTTSKDIDNPEYYFQTNKIKFTPGKKIVTGFTNMVIAGVPTPLFLPFAYFPLSKETSTSGIILPSYNDSNDKGFSLQNGGYYFALSDYYNLTVTGDYYTNGSYGIGMQSSYANRYHFQGNFNFRFENNIISERGYPDYSKTKIYNIQWSHSQDSKANPNSTFSASVNLGSSEYFKQTINQVNVGSSLNNTLSSSISYSTVFHSVPESRISLTATHSQNTQTKEINMTLPTLQFSVDRIYPFALNDGAKKGLLKNINLQYNLNGRNSFVTTDSLFFSKEMFSNAEIGFQHNIPLSTNFKIFKHFSVSSSVNYQEVWYFNTIKKEFNDQLGTVVTTDIKGFDAFRTYSSSTSLGTTIYGTFNFGADKKIQSIRHVMRPAISHSYTPSFEKYYDTYATDGSGTMKKDYTRFEGGMYGTPGNTSSNNIGFNLSNTFEAKVTDKDSTKVEPKKIMLLNNLNLSTSYNIEAKELAWSPVRVSGGTQFFDNKLNANFGATLDPYAIDNSGNRINTFNINNGGSLFRMTSANLTMNYALSSESGKKDKKSSQGKRNGGREDDLFGSDIDVGSVRNSQFNNEEENEDTLTEFFRSKLPWDMTFAYSLTYGNNNREKKIIGNSIMISANTDLTPKWKAGISTGYDFVQKGVTFTQLRFERDLLSWRMDFNWTPFGDNASWNFFIGIKSGVLSDIKWEKRNLTNQR, via the coding sequence TTGCATACAAACTTATTTAATATCGTTTTACTATCATTTTTCCTATCTTTAGGCAGTTCTAATTTATATTCACAAGATATAAAAAAGAATCAAACTTCTATACCTTCTAAAAAACAAGAAGTTAAAAAAACTATTGAAATAGATAGTAGTAAAAATTCTTTGGCTCAAACCCCAACTGACACTGTAAAGTTAGACACTATTAAAGTTAAAAAAAACTTCCTTAATGGTAAAGTAAAATACAAAGCAGAAAAGTCCGTAAAAATTGAACAGAAGAAAAAACTCATAACATTATACGATAAAGCCGAATTATATTACCAAGATGTGGAATTGAAATCGGGTATTATAGTTATGGATTATGAAAAAAATGAAGTTTATGCTGGAAGAATTAAAGATTCCGTAGGCAATTATACTCAATTTCCAAATTTCAAACAAGGATCTAATGTTATAGAACCAGATTCCATTCGCTTCAATTTTAAAACCAAAAAAGCATTGATTTGGAATTCTAGATCTTCACAAGGAGAGTTTAATGTAAAAGCGGCCATTACTAAAAAAGAAAATGATTCGGTTTATTTTCTAAAAGGAGCACGATTTACAACTTCAAAAGACATAGACAACCCCGAATATTATTTTCAAACCAATAAAATTAAATTTACACCTGGTAAAAAAATTGTAACTGGTTTCACCAATATGGTTATTGCGGGAGTACCTACACCCCTATTCCTTCCTTTTGCCTATTTCCCTTTATCCAAAGAAACAAGTACTTCTGGGATAATTCTTCCTTCCTATAATGATTCAAACGACAAAGGATTTTCACTTCAAAATGGAGGATATTATTTTGCACTAAGTGACTATTATAACTTAACAGTCACAGGAGATTATTATACAAATGGGAGTTATGGAATAGGAATGCAAAGTTCTTACGCTAATCGTTATCATTTTCAAGGAAATTTTAATTTTAGATTTGAAAATAATATTATTAGTGAAAGAGGATATCCTGATTACTCAAAAACTAAAATTTACAATATTCAGTGGTCGCATTCCCAAGATTCAAAAGCCAACCCAAATTCTACATTTTCAGCTTCTGTGAATCTGGGAAGTAGTGAATATTTTAAACAGACTATAAATCAAGTCAATGTTGGTTCTTCATTAAACAACACATTAAGTTCTTCGATCTCATACAGTACTGTTTTTCATTCAGTTCCCGAAAGCAGAATATCGTTAACTGCTACTCATTCGCAAAACACCCAAACAAAAGAAATAAACATGACTCTACCTACATTACAGTTTAGTGTAGATAGAATTTATCCTTTTGCTTTAAATGATGGAGCAAAAAAAGGCCTACTTAAAAATATCAACTTACAATACAATTTAAACGGTAGAAATAGTTTTGTAACCACTGATTCATTGTTTTTTTCAAAAGAGATGTTTAGTAATGCTGAAATTGGTTTTCAACACAATATTCCATTAAGCACTAACTTTAAAATCTTCAAACATTTTAGTGTTTCTTCTTCAGTAAATTATCAAGAAGTTTGGTATTTTAATACCATCAAAAAAGAATTCAACGACCAACTAGGTACCGTTGTTACAACTGACATAAAAGGTTTTGATGCATTTAGAACTTATTCATCATCAACAAGTTTGGGAACTACAATTTATGGTACATTTAATTTTGGAGCAGACAAGAAAATACAATCCATAAGACACGTTATGCGTCCTGCTATTTCGCATAGTTACACACCTAGTTTTGAAAAATACTATGATACGTACGCAACAGATGGTAGTGGTACAATGAAAAAAGATTACACCCGTTTTGAAGGCGGAATGTACGGAACACCAGGCAATACAAGTTCCAATAATATAGGCTTCAATCTTAGTAATACTTTTGAAGCTAAAGTAACGGATAAAGACAGCACAAAAGTAGAGCCAAAGAAAATTATGCTACTTAATAATTTAAACTTATCCACGAGCTATAACATCGAAGCCAAGGAACTTGCATGGTCACCTGTTAGAGTAAGTGGCGGTACCCAATTTTTTGACAATAAATTAAATGCCAATTTTGGGGCTACATTAGACCCTTATGCTATTGATAATTCCGGAAATAGAATTAACACTTTTAATATTAACAATGGAGGAAGTCTGTTCAGAATGACAAGCGCCAATTTGACCATGAATTATGCACTTTCAAGTGAGAGTGGAAAAAAAGATAAAAAATCTTCGCAAGGTAAAAGAAATGGTGGACGAGAAGATGATTTATTTGGTTCAGATATTGATGTTGGTAGTGTTAGAAATAGCCAATTCAATAATGAGGAGGAAAATGAAGACACCTTAACTGAATTCTTTAGATCAAAATTACCATGGGACATGACGTTTGCCTATTCTTTGACGTACGGAAACAATAATAGAGAGAAAAAGATAATTGGTAATTCAATTATGATTTCAGCAAATACCGATTTAACTCCAAAATGGAAAGCGGGTATTTCAACGGGTTATGATTTTGTTCAAAAAGGAGTTACTTTTACTCAATTGCGTTTTGAAAGAGATTTATTGAGCTGGAGAATGGATTTTAACTGGACCCCTTTTGGTGATAATGCAAGTTGGAATTTTTTCATTGGTATTAAATCTGGGGTGTTAAGTGATATTAAATGGGAAAAACGAAATCTAACAAATCAAAGATAA
- a CDS encoding RidA family protein produces MKTIIYTEKAPAPIGPYNQAVLKGNTLYTSGQIALHPETMELVIDTIEAETKQVMENMKAVLEAAGMTFENVVKTTIFIMNMNDFGSINTVYGSYFNEKTAPARETVQVACLPKNVNVEISMIAVL; encoded by the coding sequence ATGAAAACAATAATTTACACCGAAAAAGCTCCCGCACCTATTGGACCTTACAATCAGGCAGTTTTAAAAGGGAACACTTTATATACTTCTGGTCAAATTGCACTACATCCTGAGACTATGGAGTTGGTAATCGATACTATCGAAGCAGAGACCAAGCAAGTAATGGAGAATATGAAAGCCGTGCTTGAAGCAGCAGGAATGACTTTTGAAAACGTTGTAAAAACAACCATTTTCATTATGAATATGAATGATTTTGGAAGTATAAATACAGTTTACGGATCTTATTTTAACGAAAAAACCGCTCCAGCTCGTGAAACGGTTCAAGTGGCTTGCTTGCCAAAAAACGTAAATGTTGAAATATCTATGATTGCAGTGCTATAG